The Brassica oleracea var. oleracea cultivar TO1000 chromosome C6, BOL, whole genome shotgun sequence genome includes a region encoding these proteins:
- the LOC106298464 gene encoding ELMO domain-containing protein A-like isoform X2, with protein MCVDLLSEVVAGSAAWLGRGLSCVCAQGSNGDTRLSFDLTPAQEECLLRLQSRIDVAYDSSIPQHQEALRDLWKLAFPEEELHGIVSEQWKEMGWQGKDPSTDFRGGGFISLENLLFFAKNFPKSFRDLLRKQVGDRSVWEYPFAVAGVNITFMLIQMLGLEAVKPRSIVGETFLRFLSVNESAFDLLYCIAFKLMDQQWLSMRASYMEFNTVMKSTRRQLEREIMVEDITGIEDMPSYSLLSQ; from the exons CCTTTCCTGTGTTTGTGCCCAGGGAAGCAATGGCGACACTCGTCTTTCTTTTGATCTTACACCTGCTCAG GAAGAATGCCTGCTGAGGTTGCAGAGCCGCATTGATGTTGCATATGACAGCTCAATACCTCAGCATCAG GAAGCTCTCAGGGATCTTTGGAAACTTGCCTTTCCAGAAGAAGAGCTACACGGAATTGTTTCTGAGCAGTGGAAGGAAATGGGTTGGCAGGGAAAAGACCCATCAACTGATTTTAG GGGTGGTGGTTTCATATCTCTTGAAAACTTGTTGTTCTTCGCTAAGAATTTCCCG AAATCCTTCCGGGACCTTCTGCGGAAGCAGGTTGGGGATCGTTCTGTGTGGGAATACCCGTTTGCCGTTGCTGGCGTCAATATTACGTTCATGCTTATCCAGATGCTTGGCCTTGAAGCAG TGAAACCACGAAGTATTGTTGGCGAAACATTTTTGAGATTCCTTTCAG TGAATGAATCTGCTTTTGACCTTCTGTATTGTATTGCCTTCAAGCTAATGGATCAGCAATGGCTCTCCATGCGTGCTTCATACATGGAATTTAAC ACGGTAATGAAATCGACAAGGCGGCAATTGGAGAGAGAGATAATGGTGGAAGACATAACAGGTATTGAAGATATGCCATCATACAGCCTTCTAAGTCAATAA